A stretch of Sandaracinaceae bacterium DNA encodes these proteins:
- a CDS encoding DUF1585 domain-containing protein, with protein sequence MKRLITASLSATALVGALVGAGVGAAIMLTPASAECLDPALCRPQQTRLDDDGYLRALSLDLRGVVPSPEEHARAQTEGVDALVDEWLRTEAFQARVVRRHRELLWPNISNVTRLYHFRRNLGNSTVDGSGSPRVWHQSTSATREAYRGDNTLGCRDEPATFAADGSIETDARGREGYVMVAPYWDPSTEIKVCAFDAQEEPVSPSGSDCSGRAAIGDPGCGCGPNLRWCGTSAVRDDVLDAFAEELERRVAAHVAADEPYHELLTSRRAFVNGPLTYYWRHHKDIYNNVQLVPAALDVDGLPETDIEGGAVAFADETSWTEVELPEDHSGLLTHPVFLLRFQTNRARANRFYDAFLCEPFQPPEGGIPLDDEVAQSQPDVQLRPGCNYCHAILEPAAAHWGRWTQQGGGFLEPGLYPEFREECRDCGVGLEPCSDLCRFNYVTRALSPEEEPYLGRLRAFEFLREEHRPNVEAGPAALVRRGLADGRFTACSVRRTAEWLLARPLREEEEDWAREITAEFLDGDFRYRELVRAIVTSDTYRRAL encoded by the coding sequence ATGAAACGTCTCATCACGGCGTCGCTCTCCGCGACCGCGCTGGTCGGCGCGCTGGTCGGCGCCGGCGTCGGCGCGGCCATCATGCTGACGCCCGCCTCGGCGGAGTGTCTCGACCCCGCGCTCTGCCGACCGCAGCAGACCCGGCTCGACGACGACGGCTACCTGCGCGCGCTGAGCCTCGATCTGCGCGGCGTCGTGCCCTCGCCGGAGGAGCACGCGCGGGCGCAGACCGAGGGCGTCGACGCGCTCGTCGACGAGTGGCTCCGCACCGAGGCGTTTCAGGCGCGCGTCGTGCGCCGCCACCGCGAGCTGCTCTGGCCGAACATCTCGAACGTCACGCGGCTCTACCACTTCCGCCGCAACCTCGGGAACTCGACGGTCGACGGGTCGGGCAGCCCGCGCGTGTGGCACCAGTCGACCTCGGCCACCCGCGAGGCCTACCGCGGCGACAACACGCTGGGCTGTCGCGACGAGCCGGCGACCTTCGCCGCCGACGGCAGCATCGAGACCGACGCGCGCGGCCGCGAGGGCTACGTGATGGTCGCCCCCTATTGGGACCCCTCCACCGAGATCAAGGTCTGCGCCTTCGACGCGCAGGAGGAGCCGGTCTCGCCGAGCGGCAGCGACTGCTCGGGGCGCGCGGCCATTGGCGACCCGGGCTGCGGCTGCGGCCCGAACCTCCGCTGGTGCGGCACGAGCGCGGTCCGGGACGACGTGCTCGACGCCTTCGCGGAGGAGCTCGAGCGTCGCGTCGCGGCCCACGTCGCGGCGGACGAGCCCTACCACGAGCTGCTGACCTCTCGGCGCGCGTTCGTGAATGGTCCGCTGACCTACTACTGGCGCCACCACAAGGACATCTACAACAACGTGCAGCTGGTCCCGGCCGCGCTGGACGTCGACGGCCTCCCCGAGACCGACATCGAGGGCGGCGCGGTCGCGTTCGCCGACGAGACGAGCTGGACGGAGGTCGAGCTGCCCGAGGATCACTCCGGCCTGCTGACCCACCCGGTCTTCCTGCTCCGGTTCCAGACCAACCGCGCGCGCGCCAACCGCTTCTACGACGCGTTCCTCTGCGAGCCGTTCCAGCCTCCGGAGGGCGGCATCCCGCTCGACGACGAGGTCGCGCAGTCGCAGCCGGACGTGCAGCTGCGGCCGGGCTGCAACTACTGCCACGCCATCCTCGAGCCGGCCGCGGCGCACTGGGGTCGCTGGACCCAGCAGGGCGGCGGCTTCCTCGAGCCGGGCCTCTACCCGGAGTTCCGCGAGGAGTGTCGGGACTGCGGCGTCGGCCTCGAGCCCTGCAGCGATCTGTGTCGCTTCAACTACGTCACGCGCGCGCTCTCGCCGGAGGAGGAGCCCTACCTCGGCCGGCTGCGCGCCTTCGAGTTCCTCCGCGAGGAGCACCGCCCGAACGTCGAGGCGGGCCCGGCCGCGCTGGTCCGCCGCGGGCTGGCCGACGGGCGCTTCACCGCGTGCTCGGTGCGCCGCACGGCCGAGTGGCTGCTCGCGCGGCCGCTCCGCGAGGAGGAGGAGGACTGGGCGCGGGAGATCACCGCGGAGTTCCTCGACGGAGACTTCCGCTACCGCGAGCTCGTGCGGGCCATCGTCACGAGCGACACCTACCGGAGGGCGCTCTGA
- a CDS encoding DUF1501 domain-containing protein: protein MSNHNKLGRRNLMRNVLLAGGAAGLGAGGLGALSRLALGQESPEAEDRFYVFAYFNGGWDTLLGIDPRDPAVFNEDNIGATRIQPGYEMQAEARFQEAPAFAPGTEILLGPAARPLDAVASRLAVVRGMSMDTLTHEVGRRRFLTGKPPSGLQARGSSGSAWLAAQFGGSRLIPNLSVRVEAFNPELPPEASALRVGSASDMVELLRRQEPTMDEAFDLAVSDHHADESSCARNLSSPLLRASESARVRMRTVMEADVQSLFDFRTDEMAAMRDRYAFATNELSSPGAQAALAYQALNNGVARVVTIQAASGLDAHFDDWEDEHAPRQYEGFDALARLALHLEETPYGDTGESMLDRTVICAFSEFMRTPLLNARGGRDHWLTNSCMLLGGSIKGGVIGASSDIGMAPQLVDVTTGRVTEDAASGQIIYPEHIWRTLLTDAGLEEDRADLRVGPIPALLRS from the coding sequence ATGAGCAATCACAACAAGTTGGGTCGTCGGAACCTCATGCGGAACGTGCTGCTCGCGGGCGGCGCGGCGGGGCTCGGGGCGGGAGGGCTCGGCGCGCTGTCCAGGCTCGCGCTCGGCCAGGAGAGCCCGGAGGCGGAGGACCGCTTCTACGTCTTCGCGTACTTCAACGGCGGCTGGGACACCCTGCTCGGGATCGACCCGCGCGATCCGGCCGTGTTCAACGAAGACAACATCGGCGCCACCCGGATCCAGCCCGGCTACGAGATGCAGGCCGAGGCGCGCTTCCAGGAGGCGCCCGCGTTCGCGCCCGGCACCGAGATCCTGCTCGGGCCGGCCGCGCGTCCCCTCGACGCGGTCGCGAGCCGCCTCGCGGTGGTGCGCGGCATGAGCATGGACACGCTCACCCACGAGGTCGGCCGGCGGCGCTTCCTGACCGGCAAGCCGCCCTCCGGGCTCCAGGCGCGCGGCTCGAGCGGCTCCGCCTGGCTGGCCGCGCAGTTCGGCGGGAGCCGGCTCATCCCGAACCTCTCGGTGCGGGTCGAGGCCTTCAACCCCGAGCTGCCGCCGGAGGCGAGCGCGCTCCGGGTGGGCAGCGCGTCGGACATGGTGGAGCTGTTGCGCCGCCAGGAGCCGACGATGGACGAGGCCTTCGACCTCGCGGTGAGCGATCATCACGCGGACGAGTCGAGCTGCGCGCGCAACCTGTCGTCGCCGCTCCTGCGCGCGAGCGAGTCGGCGCGCGTGCGCATGCGGACGGTGATGGAGGCGGACGTGCAGTCGCTCTTCGACTTCCGCACCGACGAGATGGCCGCCATGCGCGACCGCTACGCCTTCGCGACCAACGAGCTGAGCAGCCCGGGCGCGCAGGCGGCGCTCGCCTACCAGGCGCTGAACAACGGCGTGGCGCGCGTGGTGACCATCCAGGCCGCGAGCGGGCTCGACGCCCACTTCGATGACTGGGAGGACGAGCACGCGCCGCGTCAGTACGAGGGCTTCGACGCGCTCGCGCGGCTCGCGCTCCACCTCGAGGAGACGCCCTACGGCGACACGGGCGAGTCCATGCTCGACCGCACCGTCATCTGCGCCTTCAGCGAGTTCATGCGCACCCCGCTGCTCAACGCGCGCGGCGGGCGCGATCACTGGCTGACGAACAGCTGCATGCTGCTCGGCGGCTCCATCAAGGGGGGCGTCATCGGCGCCTCGAGCGACATCGGCATGGCGCCGCAGCTCGTCGACGTGACGACCGGCCGCGTGACCGAGGACGCCGCGTCGGGGCAGATCATCTACCCCGAGCACATCTGGCGGACCCTGCTCACCGACGCGGGGCTCGAAGAGGATCGCGCGGATCTGCGGGTCGGCCCCATCCCCGCCTTGCTGCGGAGCTGA
- a CDS encoding MASE1 domain-containing protein: MVSTRQPTRLRTAGATLGVALAYVALGRLGLELAHVQTNATLVWPPTGLSIAALVLFGPRLWPGVALGALIVNLSVGTPPWVAVLIAGGNTLEAVIGAWLLRLAGFRPELDRLRDVLVFAATGIAASVVSASVATLTLSVAGRLDGAPPEVLWLEWWLGDVGGAAVVAPLLFVWARGAPSWRALAGRGDVWMMAALIVLTATFTFSGLLPESWLERLLGYAAFPLLIYAGLRTGPRGAVTAAAAVGAIAVVGTALARGPFSAVGDPHHGLLLLWAYVTSLGLAAAILAAAVAERDAAERARVAAHAQAERASSLEALGVLAGGVAHDFNNLLTVIQGNTDLARMVGPDDDTLEQPLEQIETASTRAAALCQQLLDYAGGSRRQPRALSLGALVEDTARLVRGSVPRTIALKVSVEPALPLARVDEAQVQQVAMNLVLNARDAIGEREGRIEIHVRALEADAKLLEGCVLGSGRCPGTYLAIEVRDDGAGMDPETLARVFDPFFTTKGLGRGLGLASTLGIARAHQGAVRVESAPDRGTTFAVLLPASDASEEEAPLARTADVSHGTILVADDQPAVLDVVVRTLEAAGWRVFSASDGREAVDVFEAHQGDIDAVFLDVDMPRLDGVGALKRLRALAPDLPIVIASGKGVPAGLGTAQFLSKPFDHRRLHEALAKACA, translated from the coding sequence ATGGTCAGCACGCGTCAGCCGACACGGCTGCGCACCGCCGGGGCGACGCTCGGGGTCGCGCTCGCCTACGTCGCCCTCGGGCGGCTCGGGCTGGAGCTGGCCCACGTGCAGACCAACGCCACGCTCGTCTGGCCGCCGACCGGACTGTCGATCGCGGCGCTCGTGCTCTTCGGGCCGCGCCTCTGGCCCGGCGTCGCGCTCGGCGCGCTGATCGTGAACCTCTCGGTGGGGACGCCCCCCTGGGTCGCGGTGCTGATCGCGGGGGGCAACACGCTCGAGGCGGTCATCGGGGCGTGGCTCCTCCGGCTCGCCGGCTTCCGGCCCGAGCTGGATCGGCTCCGGGACGTGCTCGTCTTCGCGGCCACTGGCATCGCGGCCAGCGTCGTGAGCGCCAGCGTGGCCACCCTCACCCTGAGCGTGGCGGGGCGACTCGACGGCGCGCCGCCCGAGGTCCTCTGGCTCGAGTGGTGGCTGGGGGACGTGGGCGGCGCCGCGGTCGTCGCGCCGCTCCTGTTCGTCTGGGCGCGCGGAGCGCCCTCGTGGCGCGCCCTCGCCGGTCGCGGGGACGTGTGGATGATGGCGGCGCTCATCGTGCTGACCGCCACCTTCACCTTCTCCGGGCTGCTGCCCGAGTCGTGGCTGGAGCGGCTGCTGGGGTACGCGGCGTTCCCGCTGCTGATCTACGCGGGTCTGCGAACGGGGCCGCGCGGCGCCGTCACGGCCGCGGCGGCGGTGGGCGCGATCGCGGTGGTGGGCACCGCGCTGGCGCGTGGCCCGTTCTCGGCCGTCGGTGATCCCCACCACGGGCTTCTCCTGCTCTGGGCGTACGTGACCAGCCTGGGCCTGGCGGCGGCGATCCTCGCGGCGGCGGTGGCCGAGCGAGACGCGGCGGAGCGGGCCCGCGTGGCGGCCCACGCGCAGGCCGAGCGCGCGTCCAGCCTCGAGGCGCTCGGCGTCCTGGCGGGCGGCGTCGCGCACGACTTCAACAACCTGCTCACCGTCATCCAGGGCAACACCGACCTGGCGCGCATGGTCGGGCCGGACGATGACACGCTCGAGCAGCCCCTGGAGCAGATCGAGACCGCGTCGACGCGCGCGGCGGCGCTCTGCCAGCAGCTGCTCGACTACGCGGGCGGGAGCCGGCGTCAGCCGCGCGCGCTCTCGCTCGGCGCGCTCGTGGAGGACACCGCGCGCCTCGTCCGCGGCTCCGTGCCCCGGACGATCGCGCTGAAGGTGAGCGTCGAGCCCGCGCTCCCGCTCGCGCGCGTCGACGAGGCGCAGGTGCAGCAGGTGGCGATGAACCTCGTGCTGAACGCGCGGGACGCCATCGGCGAGCGTGAGGGGCGCATCGAGATCCACGTGCGTGCGCTCGAGGCCGACGCGAAGCTCCTCGAAGGCTGCGTCCTGGGGTCGGGCCGATGCCCCGGCACGTATCTGGCCATCGAGGTCCGGGACGACGGGGCGGGCATGGATCCGGAGACCCTCGCGCGCGTGTTCGATCCGTTCTTCACCACCAAGGGGCTCGGTCGGGGCCTCGGGCTCGCGTCGACGCTCGGCATCGCGCGCGCGCACCAGGGCGCGGTGCGGGTGGAGAGCGCGCCCGATCGCGGCACGACCTTCGCGGTGCTGCTGCCGGCCTCGGACGCCTCGGAGGAGGAGGCGCCCCTGGCGCGGACGGCGGACGTGTCGCACGGCACCATCCTCGTCGCCGACGACCAGCCGGCCGTCCTCGACGTCGTCGTGCGCACCCTCGAAGCCGCGGGGTGGCGCGTCTTCAGCGCGTCGGATGGCCGAGAGGCCGTGGATGTCTTCGAGGCGCATCAGGGAGACATCGACGCCGTCTTCCTGGACGTCGACATGCCGCGGCTCGATGGCGTGGGCGCTCTGAAGCGGCTGCGCGCCCTCGCTCCGGACTTGCCGATCGTGATCGCGAGCGGCAAGGGAGTGCCGGCCGGGCTGGGCACGGCGCAGTTCCTCTCGAAGCCCTTCGACCACCGCCGCCTCCACGAGGCGCTGGCAAAGGCCTGCGCGTGA
- a CDS encoding DUF2270 domain-containing protein, whose protein sequence is MDLDPRDTTTALVHLYRGELQRMVTYRVRLDTTTNWAIGTAAGLISFALGHDGAPHFVLVLGLLMGLVFVWIEARRFQVFEMIRLRVRLLERGFYGDVLDMHPPVEWEAELGESLRRPKAPVSLLQAMSVRMRRNYLWVIGLLYAAWLLKIHLQGGSFFEAAHIGPLPGPWVVAASIVLVAPFVALAFVYRARERG, encoded by the coding sequence ATGGACCTGGATCCGCGAGACACCACCACCGCGCTCGTGCACCTCTACCGGGGCGAGCTGCAGCGCATGGTCACCTACCGGGTGCGTCTGGACACGACCACCAACTGGGCCATCGGCACCGCGGCGGGCCTCATCTCGTTCGCGCTCGGACACGACGGCGCGCCGCACTTCGTCCTGGTCCTCGGCTTGCTGATGGGGCTCGTCTTCGTCTGGATCGAGGCGCGGCGCTTCCAGGTGTTCGAGATGATCCGGCTGCGGGTGCGGCTGCTCGAGCGCGGCTTCTACGGGGACGTGCTCGACATGCACCCCCCGGTGGAGTGGGAGGCGGAGCTGGGCGAGAGCCTGCGCCGGCCCAAGGCGCCCGTCTCGCTCCTCCAGGCGATGAGCGTGCGCATGCGGCGCAACTACCTCTGGGTTATCGGCCTGCTCTACGCCGCGTGGCTGCTCAAGATCCACCTGCAAGGCGGCTCCTTCTTCGAGGCCGCGCACATCGGCCCGCTCCCCGGCCCGTGGGTCGTCGCGGCGTCGATCGTGCTCGTCGCTCCGTTCGTCGCCCTCGCGTTCGTGTATCGGGCCCGAGAGCGGGGCTGA
- the xth gene encoding exodeoxyribonuclease III: MRIATWNINGMRARVDYVQHWLRAVDPDVVGFQELKMEDEKFPHDVFSELGYSVVTHGQKSWNGVAVLSKRPAEVAQRGLPGQEEVGARLLSVKVDGMTFITVYCPNGKTVEHEDFQGKLAWYDALTAYVEANHAPDEPLVLTGDFNIVPEPIDSWNEKKLKGHIFHTDEERQRMSRLLEWGFTDAWRATKPDEPGHSWWDYRAGAFHKRMGLRIDLVLVTQPLAARIDDVHISRDWRKKVEGLTPSDHAPVWVDLAD, translated from the coding sequence ATGCGCATCGCGACCTGGAACATCAACGGAATGCGGGCCCGTGTGGACTACGTCCAGCACTGGCTCCGCGCGGTCGATCCCGACGTCGTGGGCTTCCAGGAGCTCAAGATGGAGGACGAGAAGTTCCCGCACGACGTCTTCTCGGAGCTGGGCTACTCGGTCGTCACGCACGGGCAGAAGAGCTGGAACGGGGTCGCCGTGCTCAGCAAGCGCCCGGCCGAGGTCGCGCAGCGCGGGCTCCCCGGCCAGGAGGAGGTCGGCGCGCGCCTCCTCTCGGTGAAGGTGGACGGCATGACCTTCATCACCGTCTACTGTCCGAACGGCAAGACCGTCGAGCACGAGGACTTCCAGGGCAAGCTCGCCTGGTACGACGCGCTGACGGCGTACGTCGAGGCGAACCACGCGCCGGACGAGCCGCTCGTCTTGACCGGCGACTTCAACATCGTGCCCGAGCCGATCGACTCCTGGAACGAGAAGAAGCTGAAGGGCCACATCTTCCACACCGACGAGGAGCGGCAGCGCATGAGCCGGCTGCTCGAGTGGGGCTTCACCGACGCGTGGCGCGCCACCAAGCCCGACGAGCCCGGCCACAGCTGGTGGGACTACCGCGCGGGCGCGTTCCACAAGCGTATGGGGCTGCGCATCGATCTGGTGCTCGTCACCCAGCCGCTCGCAGCGCGCATCGACGACGTCCACATCTCGCGGGACTGGCGCAAGAAGGTCGAGGGCCTGACCCCGAGCGACCACGCGCCGGTGTGGGTCGATCTCGCGGACTGA
- a CDS encoding cytochrome c → MRRSGVMIPLLFSLVACGGGEAGVVRPAEASVLGVESDNLVPLPDGRLIVEIDARLSLLDPRRPDQEPVVIGPAADVGEVHAAVPTRGAILVLASGGTFILRDAAWVPSPLAESLDGPILDAVLLPTRTGRGLGDLWIATARSLYRVVEDADGPRAMRLALEDDLTMAELAIAPRPEGPALWVRLPDRVLEVWRDRTGVVRSASLVLPSPPTAIGGDASLTGWLVLDGRLYSMGADRALRDRGLSVERLLTSPLSHESWIWTDAGLYLHSQGRLHAVDGVDVAASDRAALGPSGALFAVSAAGVRRFAPRRDVRVEGPADASLLVTPRDFVILAEGSPEVEASVDGQPLEVLTDPLRVSVNPGELGDGSYVLDLRVSYDDGTLPVEERRSFEVVTNATWSEDVQPLYQGYCASCHGPEGPANTRLDAPSHWQDIYELILTNVVEGRMPLGRPPLSQREVALIEAWRVAGYPE, encoded by the coding sequence ATGAGGCGGAGCGGCGTGATGATCCCGCTGCTGTTCTCGCTCGTGGCCTGCGGCGGCGGCGAGGCCGGCGTGGTGCGCCCGGCCGAGGCGAGCGTGCTCGGCGTCGAGAGCGACAACCTCGTGCCGCTCCCGGACGGCCGGCTGATCGTCGAGATCGACGCGCGGCTCTCCCTCCTCGACCCGCGGCGCCCCGACCAGGAGCCGGTCGTGATCGGCCCGGCTGCGGACGTCGGCGAGGTGCACGCGGCGGTGCCGACGCGCGGGGCGATCCTCGTCCTGGCGAGCGGCGGCACGTTCATCCTCCGCGACGCGGCGTGGGTCCCCTCGCCGCTGGCGGAGAGCCTGGACGGCCCCATCCTCGACGCGGTGCTCTTGCCCACGCGCACGGGGCGAGGCCTGGGCGACCTCTGGATCGCCACGGCGCGCTCGCTCTACCGCGTGGTCGAGGACGCCGACGGCCCGCGCGCCATGCGGCTGGCGCTCGAGGACGATCTCACGATGGCGGAGCTGGCCATCGCGCCGCGACCGGAGGGCCCGGCGCTCTGGGTCCGGCTCCCCGATCGCGTGCTCGAGGTCTGGCGCGATCGCACGGGCGTGGTGCGCAGCGCGTCGCTCGTCCTGCCGAGCCCGCCGACCGCCATCGGCGGCGACGCGAGCCTCACCGGGTGGCTGGTCCTCGACGGGCGCCTGTACTCGATGGGCGCCGACCGCGCGCTCCGGGACCGTGGGCTCTCGGTCGAGCGGCTCCTGACCTCGCCGCTCTCCCATGAGAGCTGGATCTGGACCGACGCGGGGCTCTACCTGCACAGCCAGGGGCGGCTGCACGCGGTGGACGGCGTCGACGTGGCGGCGAGCGACCGCGCCGCGCTCGGACCGAGCGGCGCGCTGTTCGCGGTGAGCGCGGCTGGCGTGCGCCGCTTCGCCCCGCGCCGCGACGTGCGGGTGGAGGGGCCGGCCGACGCGTCGCTCCTCGTGACGCCGCGCGACTTCGTGATCCTCGCCGAGGGCAGCCCGGAGGTGGAGGCTTCCGTCGACGGACAGCCCCTCGAGGTGCTGACCGACCCGCTCCGCGTCTCGGTGAACCCGGGGGAGCTCGGCGACGGCAGCTACGTGCTCGATCTGCGGGTCTCGTACGACGACGGCACGCTGCCGGTCGAGGAGCGCCGCTCCTTCGAGGTGGTCACCAACGCGACCTGGAGCGAAGACGTCCAGCCGCTCTACCAGGGCTACTGCGCCTCCTGTCACGGGCCGGAGGGGCCGGCGAACACGCGCCTCGACGCGCCGTCGCACTGGCAGGACATCTACGAGCTGATCCTGACGAACGTCGTCGAGGGGCGCATGCCGCTCGGGCGTCCACCGCTGAGCCAGCGCGAGGTCGCGTTGATCGAGGCCTGGCGTGTCGCGGGCTACCCGGAATGA
- a CDS encoding thioredoxin family protein, with product MALVQSHGMAVGTPAPDFSLPGVDGRTWSLSDFSDAKALVVVFTCNHCPYAIASEDRLVALQRDYESEGVRLVAINPNDARSHPGDSFERMVERAKDKGFNFPYLRDETQEVARAYDAACTPDVFVFDAARQLVYNGRIDDSWKDASAVRQQDLRQVLDRTLAGQPHGLSEVVPSMGCSIKWKR from the coding sequence ATGGCCCTCGTACAATCTCACGGCATGGCCGTCGGCACGCCCGCGCCGGACTTCTCGCTGCCCGGCGTGGACGGCCGGACCTGGTCGCTGAGCGACTTCTCGGACGCGAAGGCGCTGGTCGTCGTGTTCACGTGCAACCACTGCCCGTACGCCATCGCCTCCGAAGATCGCCTCGTCGCCCTCCAGCGCGACTACGAGAGCGAGGGCGTGCGCCTCGTCGCGATCAACCCGAACGACGCGCGCAGCCACCCCGGCGACTCGTTCGAGCGCATGGTCGAGCGCGCGAAGGACAAGGGCTTCAACTTCCCCTACCTGCGCGACGAGACGCAGGAGGTCGCGCGGGCCTACGACGCCGCCTGCACGCCGGACGTCTTCGTCTTCGATGCCGCGCGCCAGCTCGTCTACAACGGGCGCATCGACGACAGCTGGAAGGACGCCTCGGCCGTTCGCCAGCAGGATCTGCGTCAGGTCCTCGATCGCACCCTCGCGGGTCAGCCGCACGGCCTGAGCGAGGTCGTTCCGTCGATGGGCTGCTCCATCAAGTGGAAGCGCTGA